The DNA region AATTATGACTTTGggcagaagtaaaaataaaaactacacatTTCCGTTCCTAGGAATTGGGAATTACCAAGAATAAACGGGAATGCACTTAGCTGGTACATGTCTAGGAAGAAGGACTTTAGGATGAAGGGATTGTTGACAGCAGGTCTCTGAACATTGTTAAGGGACTGAAATACAGAATACTGGCTCTAAGGAAGAGTCTTTCCAGACCTAACTGATCAGAGAAAAAACTGTAAACAGTGcttttaatatttgtctttttgaccCCAGGTTCTCtgtcatttttttattcttcGGTGCTGTGATCATCACGTCAGTTCTGTTGCTTTTCCCACGAGCTGGTGAATTCCCAGCCCCAGAGGTGGAAGTTAAGGTAAagctgttggttttgttttgcttcctgaGCTGTAACTCTTGTTTCTCTTCATCTGTGTGTCCATCCTGTCCTCGATGTTCTCTGACCAGGTTTTCCAAGATGTCAGAATTGTAAAGTTCAACCAATGGTAAGGAAAGTTCAGAGAGAGTTTTCAGTTTCCCTGCCCCTTCACTCAGGAAAAGAACCTTACTCTGAATTCCACCTCTAACCCCACCAGGCAGTTATTTGCCTGATTTGGTCTCATCTCCAGTTTGCATCAAGTTGAAAACAGCCTGTTGGAAAGCCACGTCGTACCAtggggacagaaaaaaaaaaagaaaatgaaataaggatAGTCACAGGCCTGCACCCGAGATGGAAGTGTTCCCATTCCTGGCAGCCTGGGCTCCTAACTGCAGATCCTGGACTGAAACTGATGTGGTGCCCTGAGGGTGCTGAGGACATGCTTCTCCAACTGCATGTGCTAGAATTTTCCCAACAGTCTTCTGGGAGTTCTTTGGTCCTCATGCCTGGGACCATACCTGCCCGCACCCACGTCTTTAAATGGATTTTTATCATCTCTCTCAGAGTCCTTCTCTGGAGTTCTTTACCATGGctttaccatgcctggctggtctCAGACCCATGGGATCTTGGCAATGGCATTGACCTCTTCTGTCGCATTACTCCTTCTCACAGCTTTCCTCTTAACCTTCATTTTGATGTTTTAAGTGATAGTCATGAAAATAGCTACAATTCTTTAAGGGATTTCTGTGTGCCAGGTCCTGTGCCAAACACTTTGTTTGCACCGTCTCATTTAAACCTCAGGACAGCCCTAACTAGTATGACACAGgtaccattattatccccattttgtaggTAAGAACACTGAGCCTGTCAGAGGTtaaggtaacttgcccaaggccacatagcaAGAGGCAGAACAAGGATTCAAGCTGAGGTCCGTCTTCAAAATCTTCATTGTTGAGAACTTAACAGAATATCCAAGGCAGTCCCAGGGAGCTCACGGGTTAGCATGTTGACACTAGACAACAACAGTATACAAGAATATACGTGTAACTTTTGAACTAAAATCGACACTCTAGGATTAACTATGGCAAGAGGAAGGAACTTAAACTCCAAGGGAAATAGTACTTACCACAGGCACTTAAGGAATTATTTCCATTGATGCCAGTTTGTTGTCAGTATTTGAAAAATACTCTGGAGGTCTGGGTACCACGTGTGTGAGCCAGGGGCAAATTCCCACCTCActtaccttttttatttatttatttttttgagacagagtctcactctgtcggccaggctggagtgcagtggcacgatctcagcacactgcaacctccatctcccgggctcaagcaattctcctgcctcagcctcctgagtagctgtgattataggcatgtgccaccacacccagctaatttttttatttttagtagagagagggtttcaccatattggccaggctggtctcgaactgacctcagatcactcagcctcagcctcccaaagtgctgggattacagacatgagccaccgaacccggTCGCTTTCCTTGTCTTTTAAGGGGGAGAGTGATGTAGGCTGCCACATTTCTGGATGCTGCAGATATAAACATTGGGAGAAGGGCACAGAGCAAACACACTTTTGAAATCGATCCCTCTATTCTCTATCATATGAGTTTGAGACCCACGAGACAAAAATGGGGTTTGAGCAAAATACTTTTGTCAGTATGGCCGACAGAATTGGAGTTCTCATTTTCAGGTTTTGAGAGCTGGCCTTTGCAGCAGCGTGGCTCAATGCGGTATCAATAATACATGGGCTGGGCCTTCTGCACCCAAGGCCAGCTAATTGGCTAATTAAAAAGTGAAACGTGTCAAACGAGCAAACATGTGGCCCGCAAGAGACTTGTTCAGTACCGGAGCCAAGGTCAAAGTTATGTTAAAGCTGTTTTATCAAACTGACCTTTGTTGTAAGTTGACTGTTGGGGTAATCTCTGGAGCAGCTGAGGTGTCTTTGGATCTCAGTGATCCCACCAAGGCTTGAGTCTGAGAGGTGCTTTGTGTGTGGCcactgtgttagttttctattgctgctgtaacaaatcgtGTGAACTAATGGCTCACAACACagatgtattatcttacagttctgtaggttagAGTCCAAAATCAGTCTCATTGGGCTAAAACCAAGGGGTTGGCAGCGcagcattcctttctggaggttCTATTGGATACTCCATTTCCTTatcctttccagcttctagaagctgctcGTATTCCTTGGCTGACAGCCCCCTTGCTCTATCTTCAGAGCCAGTGACATCACACCTCAGTGACGCTTCCATCCTCACCTCTCTCACTCTGACCCTCTCTTCCACCTCCCTATTCAACTTAGAAggatccttgtgattacattgggtccaCCTGGATTGGATAATCCAGGTTAATCCCCCCTTTTTTAAGGGCAACTGATTGGCAATCTTAATTCTCCTTTAACATACAATCTAACATATTCACAatttctggggattaggatgtggatatctttgggccgttattctgtctaccacaatTGCCTTTCAGGTGTTTTGGATTCTCTCCTAGGTACTGGGATTTCAAACCTGTGAAGTCAGTCAGCCACTTGGTTGGTGATGTTGCTCCATTAGGTCTGTAGATTAAATTGCTTTTTCCTGCCCAAATTTAAGTACCACCATTTGGATCTGGGGAGAGTGGAGCTCTGGAAGGGGACAGTGGACAAGTGGGTAGAGCCAACACCAATTATAGGGTTTTGTCAGCAAAGACCAACATCTTTGGGGCCTCAAGTGTAAGGCCAGGCAGCCCATTGTCTGCTTTGGGGCAAGTTACCTATCCTCTTAGTGTTTTAGTGTCTCAGGTAATTACCATTTTCCCTGCCCTGTGGCAAGGGACTCTTCCACTGACAGCTTTAAAGTTAAGTCacctttcattttgaaaatgaaccCTCCTGAAATGGCAATGGATTGATGATTTTGGGGGTTGGGTCTTAGATACATGGGAGTTTATTATACTATtgcatttttatgtatgtttaaaattctctgtaataaaatgtgttttagcaacaacaaaaatgagcCTTTCTAGGACCCAGCAAAAGCTTCTCATTAACTCTTTCAGATAATGgatttcagaatataaaataattaatccAGGGACTTCAAAGTGTCTACCAACCTCCTAAATTGAGCCATTTGTTCCCTGCACCTCATTAATCCCTTCTTGACCTGTGTCTTCTGCTCAGGGAGTTGAGGAAaagattcttttttctctacgTACAGAGGAGACTCAGGGCAGGATATTACTGGAAGTTACACTCATGAACTAACTCTTGGCCCACTCATCACGGAGTTCAGATTAACCGAGCCCGGGTGCCTAACTGGTAGTAATTTCATGttgatgttttctttctccagATTGTGGATGACTTTTTCATTGGCCGCTATGTCCTGCTGGCTTTTCTTAGCGCCATCTTCCTTGGAGGCCTCTTCTTGGTTTTAATCCATCATGTTCTGGAGCCCATCTATGCCAAACCACTGCGCTCCTACTGACCACTCTTCAGGAAAACGAAAACCTGTTCTCTCCTTCATTGTGATGACATCGATGAGCAGAAAGGCACTATTCAGAGCCTTGTTTTGACAGCCCTCCTGCCTTAAGACTAGGAGTATCCATCCATCTCTAAGACGAATCTCCTGAGTCCTGGCTTCCAGAAACAGGATTGCCAAATTGTCCCTGTGGGGCTAGATTCTTACCAGCTTAAGAAGGATATTGCTATCTTCTTAGTACCCGTACCTTAGGATTTCCAACTGTTTTGAAAGGGAAATAGTAACAGTGATCTGCTTAGAGTGGATTTTCACTCAAGTCCTTAGTAAGTGGATTTTGGGGAAAGGAGCACATGGGCTTCTGGTTCTTTTTGACAATATATAAAATTCTTCGTTATGAAGTTGCGGTCGTTTGCAAAGGAGAGGCACTCAAATTCGAAAGGTTATTTTAATGTGATAATTTGGAAGACTTACTCAAATGTTGGTCATTGACCACTCTGTGCATATATTTCTGCAGAGCTCTATAAAGGCAATGAGTGTCACTTCCCTCTGCTCtaataaagcaataaataataGCTAAAGGGCTGACTTTCACTTTGAACTCTTGGCCACAGCTTTTTGAATCAAGTATCTTTAGGTTTCCTTGGGATTAGAGGAAAGGTATGGAAATACtgtgttttggtttgttgttgttgttgttgttgttgttgttgttttgtcttgcCATGTATCTGtaggtttttttcttctatgatgTGGTGGGCTCTGAGTGCCTTATTTAATTACCATGAATCCATTTTGGGGTGTCTTCTCTTTCATCTTTGTAGCCCTTTCTCCAAAGCTAGTGAGGAAGGTATATTCTCAACATTAGATATAACTTTATACTTATCTCATCTCCGAGACCAAATGAAATTTGCATTAAATGGAGGGGCTCTGGTCAGGTTCCACTTTGGAAGTCTGATCCTGACTTCCTAGAGCCATTTGAAAAAGAGTCTTCTGGCTTAAAATTAAGAACCAAGAAAACAAGTTGGAAAGAGATCACTGATGGAGTATGTGCTCTATGCCAGTAGCACACTAATTCCTTTggggtttatttaattttttacaacaGTCTCGTTTTTATCATCCCCACTTTAAAGTAGAAAAACTGGAAGCTTAAAGAGATCAACTGACTTGCCCAAGCTTCACCTAACAGCCAGTGTGCAAACCCAGGTGTGGTAGGCCCCAGGGCTTGTCTTGGAAAGAAAACACACGAGGCTTTGTGGAACTCTGAGAGCTTGAGGTAGGTTAAGGCCACTGTTCCTTCACTTTCTTTCCTCAGTCCTGTTTTCAGGGTAGAGAAGGTACCCAGTCCTGCCACCCCAGAGGCAACTGAGCTCTAAATTCCAAGAAGAAAGAACAGGTAACCATTGAGAGTCATGGGCTGGTGAGGGGCAGGTATAGTTACCTGCGTCGAACCATTTCCTTTATCTTACTTAGTTTGTAAAAACTTTGCAGAGAAGGCTTTGTACAGAAAACTTCAAAGGAAATAGTTTCCTAATCTGGCCTAGGGCGCACaggtaagaaaagaagaaacatccTCTAGGTAGgctgagggagagaaaaaagaatgcgtAAGTCTTGAGGGAAGTGAGACAAGCTGGGATCCTCATGCTattgtgttactctgtgagtCTCCCTGTGGCCCAAGTGGAAGCTTGGCTCCTAACAAACTCGAGCTGCCAATTGTTGCGTTCTTCTGAGAGCCTTGCTAAAAAAGTAACTCTGGGAAAACTCTTACAGGCTCCTGACCATGAGTCCACCTTTTTTATTCCCCCCAAAAGTTATTCAACTATTAGATCAATGGATAATAACTGTGAGGTTTTGGGTGACTATTTAGATGGAGGAAAGTGTATTAAGGTTGGAAACTAAATTCTATCCTTAAtactactgttttctttttttttttttttttttacctgatgTGACAGGCTTATATGTTAAAGATTGGCTTTAGGCAAAAAAGAAATACTCTGTGCAAAGTTTATTTCAGCTTGACTTGACCTACCATCTACAGACCTGGAGTCTGTAATTACCAGCTGTGGTGAAATGAATGACAGATTTCTTTCTACCTGCATACTCAGTGCAGTTATGCAAAAAATCCCCACGGGGTTGGGATAAGACGTAGAAGGCTGAGAGGGCTCAAAATGAATTTCACTGAGAGTTTGGCATGGAATAACCCTACAGTCAATGTCTGTTATGGTGCCCTGTATGCTCGTGGCCTTCTTGGAGACAGGGCTCAGAGGTCATTCCTTAAATACAGACAGAAGTCATCTTAGTGTTCAGAACCATTCTGCGATCAGTGGCCTTAGAGCGTGTTCCCTCCTACACTGTTCCCTACCCAGAGGGGATCCTGTGGTAGACTGGTGATCCCCACCGTTTAGAAGGTGGAGAGGGAGAGTAAATCTGGGTTTCTATATAAGAAAATAGGTGATTTCTTAGCTTCTTAAAATTGTATCCTGACAAAAGCTGAATTAGCAGGACACCACCCTATCCCCACAATGGAGATCACAATGGGTAATTTGTTGATAAGTTCCTTAAATTTTTCACTTATAAAAATGGAAGTAAAGCTACCATTCTTTGTGTACAATGTAAATTTAATGTAAAACTGCATCAGAATTACCATACCAATGTCCAGGGACTAGGGAGTACACAGCCATTCATTCTTGCATCCTGCCGTTCATTCAGCATGTAGCCCGTAGGGTGTAAAGCACTAGTCCTGGTGGAGTAAGCCCATCAGAGAACTGGGCTGTGAGGTATCTAGActgtcttcctctctccatcCTGGAAGGAGGGCAtccaattgatttttaaatgtttttattctaaCATAAAGCAAtccattttttttgttctgttatttAACAGAAACTTTAGTATCAACTCTATTTCATGGTGGTTGCAGTTGAAgtgtttctggtttattttttgcTCAATGTGTAAAGAAACCTGCTGtgattattttacagatgagaaacaggCAGAGAGGACAAGGGATTTAAAAAGTTTCACAGTTAATTAGAAGTGGGGCTCAACTTGACATCAGGATTCCTGACATCTCATTTCTCAAATAGTTTAAAGATCACTTTTAGCTTTCAAGTAACTCCTTATTTTTACATTGGTTCATACTGTTTCTTAGCTATTTTTACCTGACATTTTCCTAACACATATCCAAAAAGGTAAAAGTTTCACTAAAGGATTCTAATGatcatttttagtagaaataataaacattcaaTCATAATTCCTTTGCTTAAACCTTTAATATCTGGCTGTTACACAGAAATGAATTTCCAGATGTGAGAATCAGAACCGTGTGGAAACAAATCTGGAAAAGTGTTGATTATCCTCATAGGAGCATAAGAACTCAGGATTGGAAGAGATTTTATAGTTCATAAAGTTCAACCTTTAATCTCTATTTTCATCCCAATACTTGGAAATAAGTCTAGGGTTCCACATGTCAAAATAACAATTTTTGTTACATTTAGCAAACATATGCTAGGCATTTTTCTAAGTGTGTTGTAAGTATTATGTCTTCCTCATATTGgccctatgaagtaggtactcttcatatccccatttcacagatggggaacaGGCACAGGGTGGTAGGGGTAAACAGGAGTCAGGATCCAAAGTCAGGCAGTTTGGCTCTAGAGTCTAAGAGCCTGACTACTTTCTGTTATAGGGCATCGCTCCATAAGATAAACTCGAAGGAAAAGGAGGGGCAATGGCAGGCAGTGAAAATCCACTTGACAGAAATACCAAGGAAAAGTGGCTGAGCCTGGTGGAAAAAGCAGCAGCTTAGGAATTGTGCAGGAGTCTGGGGGAAAGCGTGAACAGGCACGCAGGCCTCAGAGAGAGCTTCACCCATTAGCCCCATGTTTCTGGCAGGTCTCTGCTGTTAGACTTTGGTTTCCCCCTTGCTCAGAGCTACTAAACAGCTGAGCTGCTAGTAGACTAGGTTTTCAAGTTTCAAGAACACTGCCACCTCTCTTGTAAGCACCATCCAGCTGGAATGTTGAGACTGGGTTGGTTTTCAGAGGTGCCAGTGGCAGAATCAAAGCCACACActaggaatttttgttttgttttctacttgaCCTCTGTCTCTAGCAGATTATTGGTGGTGACtgtttatgcaaaaaaaaaaaaaatctgagtccCTATCACCCGCCCCCCCGCTCGCTTCTCCGACCTTTTCTCAGTTTCCTGCCACCAAAGAAATGAGAGCTGGGATCGAAATCAGGCTCAGTGCCACAGACAGAATGAGAAAGTGTGTTTTTAATGGTTTTCATCACATCATGCTGGGGATGATACAGTCTGTGCATTTAGTCCAAGTCCTGCCCTCAGAGAACTCTTGGGTGAGGTCGTCACACAGTAGCCCTTATGCTGTGCCTAACTGTTACGAGGCCAGCCCCTTCACTTGTTTTAAGCTTTGGGGATTTCTTTTGTTTGCCTGTGGTTATTTTCCTGCCTTTAAACTGGTCATACCCCAGTTTTACACTGGGAATATTATCAATTTCCTATTACTGTTGTAACATTGCCATAGACTTACTGGTTTCGAACAATTCACATTTATCGCTCCAGAGGTCAGAAACCAGAAATGGGTTTCAGGGGGTAAAGGAAAGGCTTTGGAGACTCGGGAGAACCcttttccttgcctctgccaccTTCTAGAGGCCACGCCCATCCCCCTGGTTGGTGGACCCTTCCTCAGTCTTCAAGGTCAGCAGAGCGGCATCTGCCAATCCCCAAcactcctgcctccctctgtGATTCATACGGAGCCCTGATTCCACTGGGTCCACCCCATCAGTCtttccatctcaagatccttaatcacaTATGCAGAAATCTCATTTGTCATGTAAGGTAACATTCACTGGTTCTGgaaattaggatgtggacatcttgtGGGGGCACATTGTACCTACCACAGAATATAGGGTCGCTTCTGTAACTCTAAGCATTGCCTCCTTCCACCCCCATCTGCCACCCTCCCTACCTCCACACCTTTCAGTAGGAGGTCTGCTCCTTTGTCACGTTTCAGGATTCCCAAAAGCAACTCTCCCACCCCCACTCAGACACCCAGGACGTGCTGAGTTCCTCCTGCCAGCCTCAATCTTAGTTGTGGCCTCATGGTGTTAGGACCGACCAAGAGCTTctgtccctttcttttctttgcctcttgcctcctcctcctcccccagccaccCCACACACGCTTGCCCAGCTTCCCAGTGGATCTCTAAGGGAGAAACGCAAAGAGTTATTGCTTTTTAATTACAAGTGCTATTGTAGCATCTATAAGGAAGTACATTTTAAGCTTAATTGAGACCAAATGTGAagttaaattaaatgaataactAATTAACGTAATGCTCCTACATTAGCCCCGTGTGAgtgctgaggcccagggagaaggCAGGTACCAGGCCTCTGGTGAACAGGCCGTGCCCAGAGCTGCCCAAACAGGGCCAGCAACCTGGGATCTGGGAGATGGGTGCAGACAGGCAGATCTCAGGGCTGGGGTTCCGCCAACCTCTGGTATTTTTCCCAACTCCCTACCCACAGCCTAAGTCCTCATTTCTGAGGCCAGACCCTGAGCTCCCACAATGCCTTTTGGATGGATCTAGTGCTACACTTACCTGCTGGTAGGAGCCAATGCCATTTGTTCAGTTTTCTGTCTCTAAGGCCTAACATCGTAGGAGTTGGGTAAGTATTCATGTTAacttcctccctcttccactaCCCCTCACTACCTCAGCAAATGAATCATCCAGGTCCTGAGAATTCTGCCTTCATAAGGAAGAAGGACTCTTGCCATTGCCCCTGGAATCGCCCTCCTGCCAGCCCTGTTCCTGCATGGCTGGACTAATGAACAGCATAGCTCTCACCTGGAGCCACTGTCTCCGTGTATTTTCCTACTTATCCCCTAACTAGACAAGTTCTCCAAGGGCAGGAGTGTGGTGAGTATGTTTGTCTCCCTTCATAccaatcctatgaggtaggtaatGTCACCATTTTCCTGA from Rhinopithecus roxellana isolate Shanxi Qingling chromosome 15, ASM756505v1, whole genome shotgun sequence includes:
- the TMEM218 gene encoding transmembrane protein 218, which translates into the protein MAGTVLGVGAGVFILALLWVSVLLLCVLLSRASGAARFSVIFLFFGAVIITSVLLLFPRAGEFPAPEVEVKIVDDFFIGRYVLLAFLSAIFLGGLFLVLIHHVLEPIYAKPLRSY